One window of Novosphingobium sp. P6W genomic DNA carries:
- a CDS encoding efflux RND transporter periplasmic adaptor subunit, translating to MTDAETEHETHSPLDALLGAAPRRVMRHWLSLLVLALAGLGALTFFVRFVTGEDSPYYSAPVERGNLIPLVSERGQVRGSGEVTVTALMPGRVTWVSGKSDGEVEKGEVLAKLDAGEMASAVEIDRSRVAAAQAMLDAAQVSAQDTGSRLARFESVWKRSGGRAPALNEIERARAEARRADLGVAAARAEAKAAKLQLKEHQQLEAGAEVRAPISGILAMRHVQPGQTVGEHQPLFTIAAGLAPLTTEVPLSNQQANPIKAGTLAQVRLDAMPDTPQSATLTLLRVSPPPQTAPPRAVFTIERPDPKVRPGMAATVEIQLPERRNVLLVPDAALVFEPAVGQKRRRARIYVLERGDPRRVYVTVGGSDGKRTEVFANDLEPGDRAIIGWRDAANGAERTGS from the coding sequence GTGACTGACGCCGAGACCGAACACGAAACCCACTCCCCGCTCGACGCCCTGCTGGGCGCCGCCCCGCGCCGCGTCATGCGCCACTGGCTCAGCCTGCTGGTGCTGGCTCTGGCGGGCCTTGGCGCGCTGACGTTCTTCGTCCGCTTCGTCACGGGCGAGGATTCCCCTTATTACTCTGCGCCGGTGGAGCGGGGGAACCTCATCCCGCTGGTCTCTGAGCGCGGACAGGTGCGCGGATCGGGCGAAGTGACCGTAACTGCGCTCATGCCGGGCCGTGTCACATGGGTTTCGGGCAAGAGCGACGGCGAAGTCGAAAAGGGTGAAGTGCTGGCAAAGCTCGACGCTGGCGAAATGGCGAGCGCCGTGGAGATCGACCGTTCGCGCGTGGCGGCGGCGCAGGCCATGCTCGATGCCGCGCAGGTTTCTGCCCAGGATACCGGATCGCGCCTCGCCCGCTTCGAAAGCGTATGGAAGCGTTCGGGCGGCCGAGCGCCTGCGCTGAACGAGATCGAGCGCGCCCGCGCCGAAGCGCGCCGGGCCGATCTGGGCGTTGCCGCAGCCCGTGCAGAGGCCAAGGCCGCGAAGCTTCAGCTCAAGGAACACCAGCAGCTTGAGGCTGGCGCCGAAGTGCGCGCGCCGATTTCGGGGATCCTGGCCATGCGCCATGTCCAGCCGGGCCAGACGGTGGGCGAACACCAGCCGCTGTTCACGATCGCTGCCGGCCTTGCCCCGCTGACCACCGAAGTGCCGCTGTCCAACCAGCAGGCCAACCCGATCAAGGCCGGCACGCTGGCCCAGGTGCGCCTCGACGCGATGCCCGACACGCCGCAGTCGGCCACCCTCACCCTTCTGCGGGTCAGCCCGCCGCCGCAGACCGCGCCGCCGCGCGCGGTCTTCACGATCGAGCGGCCCGACCCCAAGGTCCGCCCCGGCATGGCCGCGACGGTGGAAATCCAGCTGCCAGAGCGCCGCAATGTCCTGCTCGTGCCTGACGCCGCGCTCGTTTTCGAGCCGGCCGTGGGCCAGAAGCGCAGGCGCGCGCGGATCTACGTTCTGGAGCGCGGCGATCCCCGGCGAGTCTATGTCACGGTCGGCGGTAGCGACGGCAAGCGCACCGAAGTCTTCGCAAATGACCTCGAACCGGGCGACCGGGCGATCATCGGTTGGCGGGACGCGGCGAACGGTGCGGAGCGGACAGGCAGCTGA
- a CDS encoding glucan biosynthesis protein, giving the protein MAVRLFAALAATGAAAGALPAGLNAAVGGAAAGGRMGPPAAFSWDSLVAQARALARKPYAETPDSPRAAADYDAAVKLTYGDAKTVAGNVRLFPAVRGTAPKPVRIALLENGQAREIVDTAGLFVTSENTDPVGFRVMDATGRSDWLAWQGASYFRSSGSRDQYGLSARAIAIDTGLPTGEEFPAFTHFWIEQTGPDSVRVYALLDGPSLAGAYSFDCRNGKDSAVQDVTAALFLRKAVKQLGLAAASSMFWYDQSNRAARPDWRPEIHDSDGLAIWAGNGERVWRPLENPSVAKLHSMQAKSPKGFGLLQRDQAFDHYQDDGVFYDRRPSLWVEPKGDWGAGAVCLYEMPTSSETMDNIAMFWRSDKPARAGERRDFAYRLTWSSNDPTADRASRCVDMFEGPGGIPGAPPMAGVRKFVFDFAGPSLAGLTRESGVTAETDLPKGAIVSAVAYPVARSDALWRVMIDVRTTAVTQPAFRLYLKRGDTALSETVIKSLETGAVS; this is encoded by the coding sequence ATGGCTGTCAGGCTTTTCGCGGCGCTTGCAGCAACGGGCGCCGCCGCCGGCGCCTTGCCCGCCGGCTTGAATGCCGCAGTGGGCGGCGCAGCGGCGGGCGGGCGCATGGGTCCTCCTGCGGCGTTTTCGTGGGACAGCCTTGTCGCTCAGGCCCGCGCCCTTGCCCGCAAGCCTTACGCCGAAACCCCGGATTCGCCCCGCGCCGCCGCCGACTACGACGCAGCGGTAAAGCTGACCTACGGTGACGCCAAGACCGTTGCAGGCAATGTTCGCCTGTTCCCGGCCGTGCGCGGCACCGCGCCCAAGCCGGTGCGTATCGCCCTGCTCGAAAACGGGCAGGCGCGCGAGATCGTCGATACCGCCGGGCTGTTCGTCACCAGCGAGAATACCGACCCGGTCGGTTTCCGGGTAATGGATGCCACCGGCCGCAGCGACTGGCTGGCCTGGCAGGGCGCCAGCTACTTCCGGTCCTCGGGATCGCGCGATCAATACGGCCTTTCCGCCCGCGCCATCGCCATCGACACCGGATTGCCCACTGGCGAGGAATTCCCAGCCTTCACCCATTTCTGGATCGAGCAGACCGGCCCGGACAGCGTGCGCGTCTATGCCCTGCTCGATGGCCCCAGCCTTGCGGGTGCCTATTCCTTCGACTGCCGCAACGGCAAGGACAGCGCCGTGCAGGATGTCACCGCCGCGCTGTTCCTGCGCAAGGCGGTCAAGCAGCTGGGCCTTGCCGCCGCGTCCAGCATGTTCTGGTACGACCAGTCGAACCGCGCCGCCCGCCCGGACTGGCGCCCTGAAATCCACGATTCGGACGGCCTGGCGATCTGGGCCGGCAATGGCGAGCGCGTGTGGCGTCCGCTGGAAAATCCCTCGGTCGCCAAACTGCATTCGATGCAGGCGAAATCGCCCAAGGGCTTTGGCCTGCTCCAGCGCGATCAGGCTTTCGACCATTACCAGGACGACGGCGTCTTCTACGACCGCCGGCCCTCGCTCTGGGTGGAACCAAAGGGCGATTGGGGCGCGGGCGCGGTGTGCCTTTACGAAATGCCCACCAGCAGCGAGACGATGGACAACATCGCCATGTTCTGGCGCAGCGACAAGCCCGCCAGGGCCGGTGAACGGCGCGACTTCGCCTATCGCCTGACGTGGTCCTCCAACGACCCGACCGCCGACCGCGCCTCGCGCTGCGTCGACATGTTCGAAGGACCGGGCGGCATTCCCGGCGCCCCGCCGATGGCCGGCGTGCGCAAGTTCGTCTTCGATTTCGCAGGCCCTTCGCTTGCCGGGCTGACGCGTGAAAGCGGCGTTACCGCCGAAACCGACCTTCCCAAGGGAGCAATCGTCTCTGCCGTCGCTTATCCCGTGGCCCGTTCCGATGCGCTTTGGCGCGTCATGATCGACGTGAGGACCACAGCCGTGACCCAGCCCGCTTTCCGCCTTTACCTCAAACGCGGCGATACCGCGCTTAGCGAAACCGTGATAAAGTCGCTGGAAACCGGAGCCGTATCGTGA